A genomic region of Streptomyces sp. R33 contains the following coding sequences:
- a CDS encoding pirin family protein, with product MTTHASAVETTAATTSATRSVIDVLQPVHTLEGEGFPVRRPFPTPQIPQLDPFLMVDQVGPVDLGPGEPKGAPDHPHRGFETIAYVMEGDIEYADSTGNRGVVPPGAVQWLTAGAGVVHSAQPTDAFRAAGGIQHNLQIWVNLPAARKGLRPRTQNHGAAQIPVVRNLDGSWFKVIAGSALGVTGPFDTQVPVTVVHASIAPGASAVLPAPAGRNAAVYVLSGSGKVASSELADGELAVLGDDGNTVRVEGGPVGADLLFLTGEPIGEPVFRAGPFVMNTPEEIDQAFDDYAADRLGRYED from the coding sequence ATGACCACGCACGCTTCCGCTGTCGAGACCACCGCCGCGACCACGTCCGCGACCCGCTCGGTGATCGACGTACTGCAGCCGGTCCACACCCTGGAGGGCGAGGGCTTCCCGGTCCGCCGCCCCTTCCCCACGCCCCAGATCCCGCAGCTGGACCCCTTCCTGATGGTCGACCAGGTCGGCCCGGTGGACCTCGGCCCGGGCGAACCCAAGGGCGCCCCCGACCACCCGCACCGCGGGTTCGAGACCATCGCGTACGTGATGGAGGGCGACATCGAGTACGCGGACTCCACCGGCAACCGCGGGGTCGTACCGCCCGGGGCCGTGCAGTGGCTGACGGCGGGCGCGGGGGTGGTGCACTCCGCCCAGCCGACCGACGCCTTCCGCGCGGCCGGGGGCATCCAGCACAACCTGCAGATCTGGGTGAACCTGCCCGCCGCCCGCAAGGGGCTGCGCCCGCGCACCCAGAACCACGGCGCTGCGCAGATCCCGGTGGTCCGGAACCTGGACGGCTCCTGGTTCAAGGTCATCGCCGGCTCGGCGCTCGGCGTGACCGGGCCCTTCGACACCCAGGTCCCGGTGACGGTCGTGCACGCGTCCATCGCCCCGGGCGCCAGCGCGGTGCTACCGGCGCCGGCGGGCCGCAACGCGGCGGTGTACGTCCTGTCCGGCAGCGGCAAGGTCGCCTCGAGCGAGCTGGCCGACGGCGAACTGGCCGTACTCGGCGACGACGGCAACACGGTGCGCGTGGAGGGCGGCCCGGTCGGCGCCGACCTCCTCTTCCTGACGGGCGAGCCGATCGGTGAACCGGTCTTCCGCGCCGGCCCGTTCGTGATGAACACCCCGGAGGAGATCGACCAGGCCTTCGACGACTACGCGGCGGACCGCCTGGGCCGCTACGAGGACTGA
- a CDS encoding FAD-dependent oxidoreductase, translating to MSKLIIVGGGIGGLATALATARQGHRVLVLERAPEFAEIGAGIQLAPNGLHALDRLGLGDAVRATAVQMDELRFMDGVTGRHVVSMDLTERYRARFGNPYAVVHRAELHTKLLEACRADDSIELRSAVTAVGYEQDETGASVLLEDGERITGDALIGADGIHSAIRAQLVGDGAPRNSGITVYRAIIPMEQVPEELRHLTSVTWWTGPHCHFVHYPIAGGKYLNLAASSDNSATETLAGVPASPGDIRREFAALGEDAQRLLALGEGWKSWVLVDRDPVDTWTDGRVALLGDAAHPMLHYVAQGACQGLEDAVILGDLLDCGSDELPERFQKFNAERRERTARIQLLARESIKLWHTSGAAASARNDQLSSYTPEELHDYVAWMHGARTIDENTTPNGEQR from the coding sequence ATGTCGAAGCTGATCATCGTCGGCGGAGGAATCGGCGGCCTGGCCACCGCCCTCGCCACCGCCCGCCAGGGACACCGCGTCCTGGTCCTGGAACGGGCCCCCGAGTTCGCCGAGATCGGCGCCGGCATCCAGCTCGCGCCCAACGGCCTGCACGCCCTCGACCGCCTCGGCCTCGGGGACGCCGTCCGCGCCACCGCCGTACAGATGGACGAGCTCCGGTTCATGGACGGGGTCACCGGCCGGCACGTGGTCAGCATGGACCTGACCGAGCGCTACCGCGCCCGGTTCGGCAACCCGTACGCCGTCGTCCACCGCGCCGAACTGCACACCAAGCTGCTCGAGGCCTGCCGGGCCGACGACTCCATCGAACTGCGCAGCGCCGTCACCGCCGTCGGGTACGAGCAGGACGAGACCGGCGCCTCGGTCCTCCTCGAGGACGGCGAGCGGATCACCGGCGACGCCCTGATCGGCGCCGACGGCATCCACTCCGCGATCCGCGCCCAGCTCGTCGGCGACGGCGCACCCCGCAACTCCGGGATCACCGTCTACCGGGCGATCATCCCGATGGAGCAGGTCCCCGAGGAGCTGCGCCACCTCACCTCGGTGACCTGGTGGACCGGGCCCCACTGCCACTTCGTGCACTACCCGATCGCCGGCGGCAAGTACCTCAACCTCGCGGCCAGCAGCGACAACAGCGCGACCGAGACGCTCGCCGGGGTCCCCGCCTCCCCGGGCGACATCCGCCGCGAGTTCGCCGCCCTCGGCGAGGACGCACAGCGCCTGCTCGCCCTCGGCGAGGGCTGGAAGTCCTGGGTGCTGGTCGACCGGGACCCGGTCGACACCTGGACCGACGGCCGGGTCGCCCTGCTCGGCGACGCCGCCCACCCGATGCTCCACTACGTGGCGCAAGGCGCCTGCCAGGGCCTCGAGGACGCCGTGATCCTGGGCGACCTGCTCGACTGCGGCAGCGACGAACTCCCCGAGCGTTTCCAGAAGTTCAACGCCGAGCGGCGCGAGCGCACGGCCCGGATCCAGCTCCTCGCCCGGGAGAGCATCAAGCTCTGGCACACCTCCGGAGCCGCCGCCTCGGCCCGCAACGACCAGCTGTCCTCGTACACCCCCGAGGAGCTCCACGACTACGTGGCCTGGATGCACGGCGCCCGCACCATCGACGAGAACACCACCCCGAACGGAGAGCAGCGATGA
- a CDS encoding FAD/NAD(P)-binding protein, translating to MNRNQGQQGQQGQKQGRHQVAIIGAGPRGLSVLERLCANERRNPRHSAVTVHVVDPSAPGAGQVWRSDQSQHLLMNTVASQITIYTDDSVRTEGPIEPGPSLYEWARGIAEAGAADGAAEGDADEATLAEARRLGPNTYPTRAFYGSYLRATFERVVRNAPAHVTVEVHRSRAVAMADTHGTTGGQQGVRLENGTRLNDLDAIVMAQGHVPARLTPREAKTASLARIHHLTYVTPANPADLDLNVVGPGENVLLRGLGLNFFDHMALFTAGRGGTFDRAEDGRLVYRPSGNEPVLYASSRRGIPYHARGENEKGAYGRYLPRLLTPQKIAEMRRRSEDGEGISFSADLWPLISRETESVYYGTLLESRGRGAEREGFTKRYLSLESPQDRGSLLDVYGIEDEQRWDWEKLSRPYGDREFTSREEFRDWLVAYLAKDVAEARAGNLSGPLKAALDVMRDLRNEIRLAVDHGGLDGDSHRDDLEGWYTPLNAFLSIGPPASRIEEMIALIDAGVLVLTGPGTEIRVDTAAGADATFIAQSRTVPGPAVRATVLIEARLPEPDLRRTDDPLLRHLLDTEQCTTYRIAGSDGSSYESGGLAVTERPYRLLDARGRAHPRRFAYGVPTESVHWVTAAGIRPGVDSVTLGDSDAIARSVLDLPTASVVPSGVAPLPAETDLTGVLV from the coding sequence ATGAACCGCAACCAGGGACAGCAGGGTCAGCAGGGTCAGAAGCAGGGACGGCACCAGGTCGCCATCATCGGCGCCGGCCCGCGCGGCCTCTCCGTCCTGGAGCGCCTGTGCGCCAACGAGCGCAGGAACCCGCGGCACTCCGCGGTCACCGTCCACGTGGTCGACCCGTCGGCGCCGGGCGCCGGCCAGGTCTGGCGCTCCGACCAGTCCCAGCACCTGCTGATGAACACGGTCGCCTCCCAGATCACCATCTACACCGACGACAGCGTCCGCACCGAGGGCCCGATCGAGCCCGGCCCGAGCCTGTACGAGTGGGCCCGGGGCATCGCGGAGGCCGGCGCCGCAGACGGAGCCGCAGAGGGCGACGCCGACGAGGCGACCCTCGCCGAGGCCCGCCGGTTGGGCCCGAACACCTACCCCACCCGCGCCTTCTACGGGAGCTACCTGCGCGCCACCTTCGAGCGCGTCGTACGCAACGCCCCCGCCCACGTCACGGTCGAGGTGCACCGCTCCCGGGCCGTGGCCATGGCCGACACGCACGGCACCACCGGCGGGCAGCAGGGCGTCCGCCTCGAGAACGGCACCCGGCTCAACGACCTCGACGCGATCGTGATGGCACAGGGCCACGTACCGGCCCGGCTGACCCCCCGCGAGGCGAAGACCGCGAGCCTCGCCCGGATCCACCACCTCACGTACGTCACGCCCGCCAACCCGGCGGACCTGGACCTGAACGTGGTGGGGCCCGGTGAGAACGTCCTGCTGCGCGGCCTCGGCCTGAACTTCTTCGACCACATGGCGCTCTTCACCGCCGGCCGCGGCGGCACCTTCGACCGCGCCGAGGACGGCCGCCTGGTCTACCGGCCCTCCGGCAACGAGCCCGTCCTGTACGCCAGTTCGCGGCGCGGCATCCCGTACCACGCCCGCGGTGAGAACGAGAAGGGCGCGTACGGCCGCTACCTGCCGCGCCTGCTGACCCCGCAGAAGATCGCCGAGATGCGCCGCCGCTCCGAGGACGGCGAGGGCATCAGCTTCTCCGCGGACCTGTGGCCGCTCATCTCCCGCGAGACGGAGAGCGTGTACTACGGCACCCTCCTGGAGAGCCGCGGCCGCGGCGCCGAGCGCGAGGGCTTCACCAAGCGCTACCTGTCGCTGGAGTCGCCGCAGGACCGGGGCTCGCTGCTGGACGTCTACGGCATCGAGGACGAGCAGCGCTGGGACTGGGAGAAGCTCTCCCGCCCGTACGGCGACCGCGAGTTCACCAGCCGCGAGGAGTTCCGGGACTGGCTGGTGGCGTACCTGGCCAAGGACGTCGCGGAGGCCAGGGCCGGCAACCTGAGCGGCCCGCTCAAGGCGGCCCTGGACGTGATGCGCGACCTGCGCAACGAGATCCGCCTCGCCGTCGACCACGGCGGCCTGGACGGCGACTCGCACCGCGACGACCTCGAAGGCTGGTACACGCCGCTCAACGCCTTCCTCTCCATCGGCCCGCCGGCCTCCCGCATCGAGGAGATGATCGCCCTCATCGACGCCGGGGTGCTCGTCCTGACCGGCCCGGGGACCGAGATCCGCGTCGACACCGCCGCCGGCGCCGACGCCACCTTCATCGCCCAGTCCCGTACCGTCCCCGGCCCCGCGGTCCGCGCCACCGTCCTGATCGAGGCCCGGCTGCCCGAGCCCGACCTGCGGCGCACCGACGACCCGCTGCTGCGCCACCTGCTCGACACCGAGCAGTGCACCACGTACCGCATCGCCGGCTCCGACGGCAGCAGCTACGAGTCCGGCGGCCTCGCCGTCACCGAGCGCCCGTACCGGCTCCTCGACGCCCGCGGCCGGGCCCACCCGCGCCGGTTCGCGTACGGGGTGCCCACCGAGTCCGTGCACTGGGTCACCGCGGCCGGCATCCGCCCGGGCGTCGACTCGGTCACCCTCGGCGACTCCGACGCCATCGCCCGCTCGGTCCTGGACCTCCCGACGGCGAGCGTGGTCCCCAGCGGTGTCGCGCCGCTGCCGGCCGAAACCGACCTGACCGGAGTCCTGGTATGA
- a CDS encoding MFS transporter: MTPPARPARPATRRWIEDWDPENEEFWQRSGKQTARRNLIFSVLSEHIGFSVWSMWSVLVLFMSPEIGLGFTPAQKFLLVVVPTLVGAALRLPYSYAVTRFGGRNWTVFASAVLLVPTLAALYFVQRPGTPLWVFLLIGATGGVGGGNFASSMTNITALFPQRLQGWALGINAGGGNLGVAAVQLIGLLVIATAGSTHPAYVIAVYLPLIVAASLLAALKMDNFAAVRSAPGAQREAARNPHTWWISLLYVGTFGSFIGYGFAFGLVLQSQFGATPLESASYTFLGPLLGSLFRPVGGLLSDRWGGARVTLLTFCAMAAGTTVLLLASAQGSYGLFVAGFTVLFVLTGIGNGSTYKMIPAVFARQAEDEVTSGHDASAAFARARRLSGAVIGIAGAVGALGGVGVNLVFRSAYSGPAGSGEPAFVAFLGFYLVCILVTRAVYLRRRPAGESAPERVRAGASRV; encoded by the coding sequence ATGACGCCGCCCGCACGGCCCGCACGGCCGGCAACCCGACGCTGGATCGAGGACTGGGACCCCGAGAACGAGGAGTTCTGGCAGCGCTCCGGCAAGCAGACCGCCCGCCGCAACCTGATCTTCTCCGTCCTCTCCGAGCACATCGGCTTCTCGGTGTGGAGCATGTGGTCGGTCCTGGTGCTCTTCATGTCACCCGAGATCGGCCTGGGTTTCACCCCCGCCCAGAAGTTCCTGCTCGTCGTCGTCCCCACCCTCGTCGGCGCCGCCCTGCGGCTCCCCTACAGCTACGCCGTGACCCGCTTCGGCGGCCGCAACTGGACCGTTTTCGCCTCGGCCGTCCTGCTCGTCCCCACCCTCGCCGCCCTGTACTTCGTGCAGCGCCCCGGCACCCCGCTGTGGGTGTTCCTGCTGATCGGCGCCACCGGCGGGGTCGGCGGCGGCAACTTCGCCTCCTCGATGACCAACATCACCGCCCTCTTCCCGCAGCGCCTGCAGGGCTGGGCCCTCGGCATCAACGCGGGCGGCGGGAACCTCGGGGTCGCCGCGGTCCAGCTGATCGGCCTGCTCGTCATCGCCACCGCGGGCAGCACCCACCCCGCGTACGTCATCGCCGTCTACCTCCCCCTCATCGTGGCGGCCTCGCTGCTCGCCGCCCTGAAGATGGACAACTTCGCGGCCGTACGCAGCGCCCCCGGCGCCCAGCGCGAGGCCGCCCGCAACCCGCACACCTGGTGGATCTCGCTCCTCTACGTCGGCACCTTCGGCTCGTTCATCGGCTACGGCTTCGCCTTCGGGCTGGTGCTGCAGAGCCAGTTCGGCGCCACCCCGCTCGAGTCCGCCTCGTACACCTTCCTCGGGCCGCTCCTCGGCTCGCTGTTCCGGCCGGTGGGCGGGCTGCTGTCCGACCGGTGGGGCGGGGCGCGCGTCACGCTGCTGACGTTCTGCGCGATGGCGGCGGGCACCACGGTGCTGCTGCTGGCCTCGGCGCAGGGCTCGTACGGGCTCTTCGTCGCCGGCTTCACCGTCCTGTTCGTGCTGACCGGCATAGGCAACGGCTCGACGTACAAGATGATCCCGGCCGTCTTCGCCCGGCAGGCGGAGGACGAGGTCACCTCCGGCCACGACGCGAGCGCCGCCTTCGCCCGGGCCCGCAGGCTGTCGGGGGCGGTCATCGGCATCGCGGGCGCGGTGGGCGCGCTCGGCGGGGTCGGGGTCAACCTGGTCTTCCGCAGCGCGTACAGCGGCCCCGCCGGGTCCGGCGAGCCGGCCTTCGTCGCCTTCCTCGGCTTCTACCTGGTGTGCATCCTGGTCACCCGGGCGGTCTACCTGCGCAGGCGGCCGGCCGGCGAGAGTGCGCCGGAGCGCGTGCGGGCGGGGGCCTCCCGTGTCTGA
- a CDS encoding TetR/AcrR family transcriptional regulator, whose amino-acid sequence MTARTSATEAQQQQPVPTGARAARKREAILQAARTVFLREGFGAGVDQLAAEAGVSKVTIYNHFGSKENLFNAVIGQTLDEALEVAQSVIQARLAESDDVRTDLLEACRTWVAGLTTPEVLALRNVIAGERHRFPELGATWQEEGPGRQHAALATALGRLDDRGLLRIPDMELAVLQLSGLVLSPHLVYGAYGTALDEDLTERLIQGGVDMFLHHYGVNS is encoded by the coding sequence ATGACCGCAAGGACCAGCGCCACCGAAGCCCAGCAGCAGCAGCCCGTGCCCACCGGTGCGCGCGCAGCGCGCAAGCGCGAGGCCATCCTGCAGGCGGCCCGCACGGTGTTCCTGCGTGAGGGCTTCGGAGCCGGGGTGGACCAGCTCGCCGCCGAGGCCGGCGTCTCGAAGGTCACCATCTACAACCACTTCGGCAGCAAGGAGAACCTGTTCAACGCCGTGATCGGGCAGACGCTCGACGAGGCGCTGGAGGTGGCCCAGTCGGTGATCCAGGCCCGGCTCGCCGAGTCGGACGACGTCCGCACCGACCTGCTGGAGGCCTGCCGCACCTGGGTCGCCGGTCTCACCACCCCGGAGGTGCTGGCGCTGCGCAACGTGATCGCGGGCGAACGCCACCGCTTCCCGGAGCTGGGTGCCACCTGGCAGGAGGAGGGCCCCGGCCGCCAGCACGCCGCCCTGGCCACGGCCCTGGGCCGCCTCGACGACCGCGGCCTGCTGCGCATCCCGGACATGGAACTGGCCGTCCTCCAGCTCTCTGGCCTGGTCCTCTCACCCCACCTGGTCTACGGCGCGTACGGCACCGCCCTGGACGAGGACCTGACGGAACGCCTCATCCAGGGCGGGGTGGACATGTTCCTCCACCATTACGGGGTGAACTCGTAG
- a CDS encoding SRPBCC family protein produces the protein MSDTQTPLFRSRAQVHVSAAPAEVYAVVSDLARSGEWSPECLGGEWTTGAPGAVGSVFRGENERSEDVVSWAPVVRGKWTTYAEVVAAEPGRTFQWAMHNSSGEKQDSVWGFSIEADGKESLLVHHFRMGSATEGIRGITAEMDEEQKQQFFAEWGEKVAGDLAATLERIKVVIETERRTTGS, from the coding sequence ATGAGCGACACCCAGACTCCCCTCTTCCGGTCCCGGGCCCAGGTCCACGTCTCCGCCGCGCCGGCCGAGGTCTACGCCGTCGTCAGCGACCTGGCCCGGAGCGGCGAGTGGAGCCCCGAGTGCCTCGGCGGCGAGTGGACCACCGGCGCCCCCGGCGCGGTCGGCTCGGTGTTCCGCGGCGAGAACGAGCGGAGCGAGGACGTCGTCTCCTGGGCGCCGGTGGTGCGCGGCAAGTGGACGACGTACGCCGAGGTCGTCGCCGCCGAGCCCGGCCGGACCTTCCAGTGGGCCATGCACAACAGCTCCGGCGAGAAGCAGGACAGCGTCTGGGGCTTCTCCATCGAGGCGGACGGCAAGGAGAGCCTCCTGGTCCACCACTTCCGGATGGGCTCCGCCACCGAGGGGATCCGCGGCATCACCGCCGAGATGGACGAGGAGCAGAAGCAGCAGTTCTTCGCCGAGTGGGGCGAGAAGGTGGCCGGCGACCTCGCCGCGACCCTCGAGCGCATCAAGGTCGTCATCGAGACGGAACGCCGCACGACCGGCTCCTGA
- the pcaB gene encoding 3-carboxy-cis,cis-muconate cycloisomerase, which translates to MSTAGTSRAAQDVLTDAGLLSPVRAGTPAEEAVCDLAWLQAMLDAEAALARAQAGLGTLPESAAEAITRAARAENLDLRALALAARETANPVVGLVQALTRVVAEQDTQGTGAAEYVHRGSTSQDIFDTGAMLVAARTLGLIRADLARTAEALARLAGEHRDTAMAGRTLALQAVPTTFGLKAAGWRQLVLDADRRLARVQDDGLPVSLGGAAGTLGGYLEYARIDGAGRPIEPGAYLDDLVGAFAAETGLARPELPWHVLRTPVADLAAALAFTAGALGKIAVDVQNLARTEVAEVAEPAVAGRGSSSAMPHKRNPVLSTLLRSAALQVPVLATGLVQCLVSEDERSAGAWHAEWQLLRESLRLVGGAAHTAVELAEGLTARPERMRANLLLTGSQVVSERIAAVLAPELGKAAAKQLLTRVSAAAEESGRPLHELLAEEPVFKGGRSADELARLCDPGTYTGGAGPLVDRALTRPH; encoded by the coding sequence ATGAGCACGGCCGGTACGAGCCGGGCGGCTCAGGACGTGCTCACCGACGCGGGGCTGCTGTCGCCGGTACGGGCCGGCACCCCCGCCGAGGAAGCCGTCTGCGACCTGGCCTGGCTCCAGGCCATGCTCGACGCCGAGGCCGCCCTGGCCCGGGCCCAGGCCGGACTCGGCACCCTCCCGGAGTCCGCCGCCGAGGCCATCACCCGGGCGGCCCGGGCCGAGAACCTGGACCTGCGGGCCCTGGCCCTGGCCGCCCGGGAGACCGCGAACCCGGTGGTCGGCCTGGTGCAGGCGCTCACCCGGGTGGTCGCGGAGCAGGACACGCAGGGCACCGGAGCCGCCGAGTACGTGCACCGCGGCTCCACCAGCCAGGACATCTTCGACACCGGCGCCATGCTGGTCGCCGCCCGCACCCTGGGGCTGATCCGGGCCGACCTGGCCCGCACCGCCGAGGCCCTGGCCCGGCTGGCCGGTGAGCACCGGGACACGGCGATGGCGGGCCGCACGCTGGCCCTGCAGGCCGTGCCCACCACGTTCGGGCTGAAGGCGGCCGGCTGGCGGCAGCTGGTCCTGGACGCCGACCGGCGCCTGGCCCGGGTGCAGGACGACGGGCTGCCGGTGTCGCTCGGCGGCGCGGCGGGCACGCTGGGCGGCTACCTCGAATACGCCCGGATCGACGGCGCGGGGCGCCCGATCGAGCCCGGTGCGTACCTGGACGACCTGGTCGGGGCCTTCGCCGCCGAGACCGGACTCGCCCGCCCCGAACTGCCCTGGCACGTACTGCGCACCCCGGTCGCCGATCTCGCCGCCGCGCTCGCGTTCACCGCCGGCGCCCTCGGGAAGATCGCGGTCGACGTGCAGAACCTGGCCCGGACCGAGGTGGCCGAGGTCGCCGAGCCCGCCGTGGCCGGCCGCGGCAGCTCCTCGGCCATGCCCCACAAGCGCAATCCGGTCCTGAGCACGCTGCTGCGCAGCGCCGCCCTCCAGGTCCCGGTCCTCGCCACCGGGCTCGTGCAGTGCCTGGTCTCGGAGGACGAGCGCTCGGCCGGGGCCTGGCACGCCGAATGGCAGCTGCTGCGCGAGTCCCTGCGGCTGGTCGGCGGCGCCGCCCACACCGCGGTGGAGCTCGCCGAGGGGCTGACCGCCCGGCCGGAGCGGATGCGGGCCAATCTGCTGCTGACCGGCAGTCAGGTGGTCTCCGAGCGGATCGCGGCCGTGCTCGCACCTGAGTTGGGCAAGGCGGCCGCGAAGCAGCTGCTGACCCGGGTCTCGGCCGCGGCCGAGGAGAGCGGCCGGCCCCTGCACGAACTGCTCGCCGAAGAGCCGGTGTTCAAGGGGGGCCGGAGCGCGGACGAGCTGGCACGGCTGTGCGATCCCGGTACGTACACCGGGGGCGCGGGCCCGCTGGTGGACCGCGCGCTGACCCGGCCGCACTGA
- a CDS encoding NADPH-dependent FMN reductase: MPELKILAISGSLRGASYNSALVRAAQKFAPGDLAIEIYEGLRDIPPYDTDHDVEPAPVAVADLRRRIAEADGIFIATPEYNYGIPGVLKNALDWASRPALNSSLTGKPIAIAGAAQTNFGTVRAQLALRQMFLWTDSKVVGKPELMIFRAQERFDDGGNLTDETTVEILQGLLSALGTKIRETRANAAANL; encoded by the coding sequence ATGCCCGAGCTCAAGATCCTGGCCATCTCCGGCAGCCTGCGCGGCGCCTCGTACAACAGCGCCCTCGTGCGCGCCGCCCAGAAGTTCGCCCCCGGTGACCTGGCCATCGAGATCTACGAGGGCCTGCGCGACATCCCGCCCTACGACACCGACCACGACGTCGAGCCCGCCCCGGTCGCCGTGGCCGACCTGCGGCGCCGCATCGCGGAGGCGGACGGCATCTTCATCGCCACCCCCGAGTACAACTACGGGATCCCCGGTGTCCTGAAGAACGCCCTGGACTGGGCGAGCCGCCCGGCCCTCAACTCCTCGCTGACCGGCAAGCCGATCGCGATCGCCGGCGCCGCGCAGACCAACTTCGGCACGGTGCGCGCGCAGCTCGCACTGCGCCAGATGTTCCTGTGGACGGACTCCAAGGTCGTCGGCAAGCCCGAGCTGATGATCTTCCGCGCCCAGGAGCGCTTCGACGACGGCGGCAACCTGACGGACGAGACCACCGTCGAGATCCTGCAGGGGCTGCTCTCCGCGCTCGGTACGAAGATCCGCGAGACCCGCGCGAACGCGGCCGCCAACCTCTGA
- a CDS encoding class I adenylate-forming enzyme family protein — protein MILQRIGNKGIRLGTLFERAARKHPSNVVILDHDLDIAPGLGRRATVAEVADLIDDMASRLWAADVRPGRRVVVYKSDGFDITLLACAVARIGAVPVLLSPKLDGETVAELVRRTDQPYLLTDQNKLETELPSSVFQEAGQVLLTSGSYEDATELASLAGVPRVPAVTMPPEHPTLITHTSGTTGTPKLAVHTGATLEARYRPQAAITKPLIPGRETIAMHVSFVHSRLITALAISLFRGFPIVVLADSDPKQAADLFARLRPGILEAHPNSFMEWEEMADDPRRPLANVKLFSSTFDAIHPRTVQRLLGATKRKAPVFGQLYGQSEIGPAVARSFSKRRGLDADGRCVGMPFPGMTDVRVVSRNGLPPSETNPGFIEVKSDGRIVTYLGEQERYDKQVNDGWWRMGDVGYRTKWGCVHLLDREVDLIEGFGSTLAAEDTLFTRLDELAEVIIIPDESGRAVPVVCTKDDKPLDAEAWKAAVAGLPPMAEPVQWRQSELPQTATTKIKRLELARLLTAGATAGATADRTEENV, from the coding sequence ATGATTCTGCAGCGCATCGGGAACAAGGGAATCCGGCTCGGCACCCTCTTCGAGCGGGCCGCGAGAAAGCACCCGTCGAACGTCGTGATCCTCGATCACGACCTGGACATAGCCCCGGGCCTGGGGCGCCGGGCGACGGTGGCCGAGGTCGCCGACCTGATCGACGACATGGCCTCGAGGCTCTGGGCCGCGGACGTACGGCCCGGCCGGCGGGTCGTCGTCTACAAGTCCGACGGCTTCGACATCACCCTGCTGGCCTGCGCCGTCGCCCGCATCGGCGCCGTCCCGGTGCTGCTGTCGCCGAAGCTCGACGGCGAGACCGTCGCCGAACTCGTACGCCGTACCGACCAGCCCTACCTGCTCACCGACCAGAACAAGCTGGAGACCGAGCTGCCCTCCTCGGTCTTCCAGGAGGCCGGGCAGGTCCTGCTCACCTCCGGCAGCTACGAGGACGCCACCGAACTCGCCTCGCTCGCCGGGGTCCCCCGGGTCCCCGCCGTGACGATGCCGCCCGAGCACCCCACCCTGATCACGCACACCTCCGGCACCACCGGCACCCCCAAGCTCGCCGTCCACACCGGCGCCACCCTCGAGGCGCGCTACCGCCCGCAGGCCGCGATCACCAAGCCGCTCATACCGGGCCGCGAGACGATCGCCATGCACGTCTCCTTCGTCCACTCGCGGCTCATCACCGCCCTCGCCATCTCCCTCTTCCGCGGCTTCCCGATCGTCGTCCTCGCCGACTCCGACCCCAAGCAGGCCGCCGACCTCTTCGCCCGGCTGCGCCCCGGCATCCTGGAGGCCCACCCCAACTCCTTCATGGAGTGGGAGGAGATGGCCGACGACCCCCGCCGGCCGCTGGCCAACGTCAAGCTCTTCAGCAGCACCTTCGACGCCATCCACCCGCGCACCGTGCAGCGGCTGCTGGGCGCGACGAAGCGCAAGGCGCCGGTCTTCGGCCAGCTGTACGGGCAGAGCGAGATCGGCCCGGCCGTCGCGCGCTCCTTCTCCAAGCGCCGCGGGCTCGACGCCGACGGCCGCTGCGTGGGCATGCCCTTCCCCGGCATGACGGACGTCCGCGTCGTCAGCCGCAACGGACTGCCGCCCTCCGAGACCAACCCGGGCTTCATCGAGGTCAAGAGCGACGGCCGGATCGTCACCTACCTCGGCGAGCAGGAACGTTACGACAAGCAGGTCAACGACGGCTGGTGGCGGATGGGCGACGTCGGCTACCGCACCAAGTGGGGCTGCGTGCACCTGCTCGACCGCGAGGTCGACCTGATCGAGGGCTTCGGCTCCACCCTCGCCGCCGAGGACACCCTCTTCACCCGGCTGGACGAGCTCGCCGAGGTCATCATCATCCCCGACGAGAGCGGCCGCGCCGTCCCCGTCGTCTGCACCAAGGACGACAAGCCCCTCGACGCCGAGGCCTGGAAGGCCGCCGTCGCCGGACTGCCGCCGATGGCCGAGCCCGTCCAGTGGCGCCAGTCCGAACTGCCGCAGACCGCCACCACCAAGATCAAGCGGCTGGAGCTCGCCCGGCTGCTGACCGCAGGGGCCACCGCCGGCGCCACCGCCGACCGCACCGAGGAGAACGTCTGA